In bacterium, a single genomic region encodes these proteins:
- a CDS encoding SDR family oxidoreductase: MRILITGGAGFIGSHLCKKLAIKRHKIICMDNLLTGEKDNIKELLPLPNFQFIEHNVSEYIEIKGDLDYILHFASPASPLDYLKFPIQTLKVGSLGTHNALGLAKTKRAKFLLASTSEVYGDPEVNPQPEEYWGNVNCISPRGVYDEAKRFGEAITMAYHRYHNLDTRIARIFNTFGPGMRLNDGRAVPAFIGQSLEEKPLTVFGSGLQTRSFCYVSDLVEGILKLMDSSINEPINIGNPQEFSVIEFAKKIIHLTKSKSEIVFQSLPEDDPKVRRPDISKAKSLLNWQPKVGIDEGLNKTIEYFKGKIT, encoded by the coding sequence ATGAGAATACTTATAACAGGAGGCGCCGGATTTATTGGTTCCCACTTATGCAAAAAACTTGCAATAAAAAGACATAAAATTATATGCATGGACAATCTCTTAACCGGAGAAAAAGACAATATTAAGGAATTGCTACCTTTGCCGAATTTTCAATTTATAGAACATAACGTAAGCGAATACATTGAAATTAAAGGAGATTTGGATTATATCCTGCATTTTGCTTCTCCTGCTTCGCCACTTGATTATCTTAAATTCCCCATACAGACATTAAAGGTCGGATCATTAGGGACACATAATGCTTTGGGTCTGGCAAAAACAAAGAGAGCAAAGTTCCTGTTGGCTTCCACTTCTGAAGTATATGGAGACCCTGAAGTAAACCCGCAGCCGGAAGAATATTGGGGCAATGTGAACTGTATCAGTCCAAGAGGTGTTTATGACGAAGCAAAAAGATTTGGCGAAGCAATTACTATGGCTTATCATAGATATCATAACCTAGACACAAGAATAGCCAGAATTTTTAATACTTTTGGGCCGGGAATGAGATTAAACGATGGCAGAGCAGTTCCTGCTTTTATAGGTCAATCTCTGGAAGAAAAACCCCTAACTGTATTTGGAAGCGGACTTCAAACAAGGAGTTTCTGCTATGTAAGCGACCTTGTAGAAGGTATTCTAAAACTCATGGATTCCTCTATTAATGAGCCAATAAATATTGGAAACCCGCAGGAATTCAGCGTGATAGAATTTGCAAAAAAAATAATACATTTAACTAAAAGTAAAAGTGAAATAGTATTCCAATCACTCCCGGAAGACGACCCTAAAGTAAGAAGACCAGATATATCAAAGGCAAAAAGTTTACTTAATTGGCAGCCAAAAGTAGGTATTGATGAAGGGCTAAACAAGACAATCGAGTATTTTAAGGGAAAGATAACTTAA
- a CDS encoding exo-alpha-sialidase codes for MTYKNRIIPVVLFIFLIFQSEIGICMERETLPLPADRIFNHAVSLLELSDGTLLVAWSSGSKEKNRDTAIVLSFKSPIVNNWSEPQILIDTPNRADGNPIIFLLNNEIYCFYSYLWGTGWSTARLFYTKSKLNVLTGDVMDINFSWTSPKRVFPFYKMGDLGRGKPVILDNKGFLLPLYKEFSGYYSYVCEFIDGKIIYNSALIKSSPGNLQPAIVQVMGGELLMLMRPERGGYFWQSFSKDKGKTWSKPEQRKDLFNPGSGFDLLRLASGNIILVFNDDSKSRTNLTIALSEDNGKSFPIRKILEEEEDVDFAYPSAIQDLKGKINIVYSVDKKEIRHIVLDEEEIYSQISNY; via the coding sequence ATGACATATAAAAACAGAATAATTCCTGTGGTTTTATTTATTTTCTTAATCTTTCAGTCGGAAATTGGTATATGCATGGAAAGGGAAACACTGCCTTTGCCTGCTGATAGAATTTTTAATCATGCTGTGAGTCTGTTGGAACTTTCTGACGGAACTCTTCTTGTGGCATGGAGTTCCGGTAGTAAGGAGAAAAACAGAGATACTGCTATTGTTTTGAGTTTTAAATCGCCTATTGTTAACAATTGGAGTGAACCTCAGATACTCATAGACACGCCTAATAGAGCAGATGGCAACCCTATTATTTTCTTGTTGAATAACGAGATTTATTGTTTTTATTCTTATCTTTGGGGGACAGGGTGGAGTACTGCACGACTTTTTTATACGAAATCGAAGTTAAATGTGTTGACTGGTGATGTAATGGACATTAATTTTTCGTGGACATCCCCTAAAAGAGTCTTCCCTTTTTATAAAATGGGAGATTTGGGAAGAGGTAAACCCGTCATTTTAGATAATAAGGGATTCCTTTTGCCGTTATATAAAGAATTTAGTGGTTATTATTCTTATGTGTGTGAATTCATTGATGGGAAAATAATTTATAATTCTGCTCTTATTAAGTCTAGTCCCGGAAATCTTCAACCTGCTATTGTTCAGGTGATGGGTGGGGAACTTCTTATGTTAATGCGTCCTGAAAGGGGCGGTTATTTCTGGCAATCTTTTTCTAAAGATAAAGGGAAGACTTGGAGTAAACCCGAGCAAAGAAAAGATTTATTTAATCCGGGCTCAGGATTTGATTTATTACGACTTGCTTCGGGCAATATAATATTGGTTTTTAATGATGATTCCAAGAGTCGCACCAATCTCACCATCGCGTTATCAGAAGATAATGGCAAAAGTTTCCCTATAAGAAAGATTTTAGAAGAAGAGGAGGATGTGGATTTTGCGTATCCTTCGGCAATTCAGGACTTAAAGGGCAAAATCAATATTGTCTATTCGGTGGATAAGAAGGAAATCAGACATATAGTTCTTGACGAAGAAGAGATTTATAGTCAAATTTCTAATTACTAA
- the hflX gene encoding GTPase HflX produces the protein MAIDMIEKELAILVSDKRYCNYDPIEELRQLAKTAGAETIDCARFDFSHPTANLFIGKGQVEKLRELCDEKNANLIIFDHELSPTQQRNLEEITQVKVIDRTQLILDIFAQRANSKEGELQVELAQINYLLTRLTGKGKELSQLGGGIGTRGPGEMKLEYDKRKIRKYITILNKRLGKISMHRELKREKRKENMIPLIVLVGYTNSGKTTLTNTLSSSDFAQGDKLFLTLDSIMRKIDVGNNQKAIIVDTVGFIKGLPHQLIASFKSTLEEVNYADILVHVIDSSSIDIEENYKVVTDILKELNALDKPTVTILNKEDKLTANDKKELQRIFPKGIFISAANGDNIESLKNKLFQLLQEKREIVEISIPFDKMNILPMIHEQGKIIAKEFKNNGVRITAEIPRTLSWKLDPYKKKK, from the coding sequence ATGGCAATTGATATGATAGAAAAAGAATTAGCTATCCTGGTATCGGACAAGAGATATTGCAATTACGACCCTATAGAAGAATTGAGGCAACTTGCAAAAACCGCAGGAGCAGAAACAATAGATTGCGCAAGATTTGACTTTTCCCATCCCACTGCAAATCTTTTTATAGGAAAAGGCCAAGTAGAAAAATTAAGAGAATTATGCGATGAGAAAAATGCAAACCTTATAATATTTGACCATGAGTTAAGCCCCACCCAACAAAGAAATTTAGAGGAAATTACACAGGTAAAAGTGATAGATAGAACCCAACTGATATTGGATATATTTGCCCAACGCGCCAATTCCAAGGAAGGAGAGTTGCAAGTAGAACTTGCTCAAATAAATTATTTACTTACCCGCCTTACAGGTAAGGGCAAAGAACTTTCACAATTGGGAGGAGGCATTGGAACGCGCGGCCCCGGAGAAATGAAATTGGAATATGACAAAAGGAAAATCAGAAAATACATCACTATTTTAAATAAAAGGTTGGGAAAGATTTCAATGCATCGCGAACTTAAAAGAGAAAAAAGAAAAGAAAATATGATACCTTTGATTGTTTTAGTAGGGTATACAAATTCCGGCAAGACGACTCTTACAAACACTCTCTCCTCTTCAGACTTTGCGCAAGGAGATAAGTTGTTTTTAACCCTTGATTCGATAATGAGAAAAATTGATGTGGGAAACAATCAAAAAGCAATTATTGTTGATACTGTGGGCTTCATAAAAGGGCTCCCTCATCAGTTAATAGCATCATTTAAATCAACATTGGAAGAGGTAAACTATGCGGATATTCTTGTTCATGTTATAGATTCATCAAGTATAGACATAGAAGAAAATTATAAAGTCGTAACTGATATATTGAAAGAACTTAACGCTTTAGACAAACCTACTGTTACTATTTTAAATAAAGAAGACAAGCTCACTGCGAATGATAAGAAGGAGCTTCAAAGAATTTTTCCAAAAGGAATTTTTATTTCTGCCGCTAATGGTGATAATATAGAATCGTTAAAGAATAAATTGTTTCAATTGCTTCAAGAAAAAAGAGAAATAGTTGAAATTTCAATCCCTTTCGATAAAATGAATATTCTTCCAATGATTCATGAACAGGGCAAAATCATTGCAAAAGAGTTTAAAAATAACGGGGTTAGGATTACTGCGGAAATACCGCGCACCTTAAGCTGGAAATTAGACCCTTACAAGAAAAAAAAATGA
- a CDS encoding acyltransferase domain-containing protein, translating to MKNLPDTLAEKLTSQLFFWAEEDTKSILEQLSAMENTLQKDKDLSLHKLAYTLYRKNFPQGTLNRTCSGSGQETDKVIKLAVVSDSLEDLKKKLTITKDLLKENPKFIPARPDVTSGAGKKNSNGIYFSSEPLEKEGKIAFLFSGQGSQRPNMFKDLTGLFPQVQESISKADDVLKNRLPKLLSEYIYPPPASTPEEEKLQMEALTQTNITQPTLGVVEVGLLKIMKLFGVNADVLAGHSLGEYVALYAGGVFKEETLYELLEYRGSAIINSSKSDLGTMLAVGAGVEDIKVLINDIPKVFIANLNSPVQTILSGSDELLDLTSVKLREKGIRSKKINVSCAFHSPYMASAKDLLSRKLSILDYQVPNIPVYSNLSASRYPDDKKSILSILSDHLVSSVRFSEEIENMFKDGARIFIEIGPGNVLTNLVKRILGEENYIAIASNVKTATDISQILNVFAQLMAEGFKVDLSALFEEQRESFCQKYNSD from the coding sequence ATGAAAAATTTACCCGATACTTTAGCAGAAAAGCTTACTAGTCAATTGTTTTTCTGGGCGGAAGAGGACACTAAAAGCATTTTAGAACAGCTTTCAGCTATGGAAAATACTCTTCAGAAGGATAAAGATTTATCTCTGCATAAGTTAGCCTACACGCTTTATCGTAAAAATTTTCCGCAAGGAACCCTGAACCGAACTTGTTCTGGTTCAGGGCAAGAAACCGATAAAGTCATAAAGCTTGCTGTTGTATCTGATTCTTTGGAGGATTTGAAAAAGAAATTGACAATTACCAAAGATTTGCTTAAAGAAAATCCTAAGTTTATTCCTGCCCGTCCCGACGTTACGTCGGGAGCGGGAAAAAAGAATTCTAATGGTATTTATTTCTCTTCTGAACCTTTGGAAAAAGAAGGCAAAATTGCTTTTCTTTTCTCAGGGCAAGGGTCTCAAAGGCCCAATATGTTTAAAGATTTAACAGGACTTTTTCCGCAAGTACAAGAAAGCATTTCAAAGGCAGATGACGTTCTTAAAAACCGTCTTCCTAAATTGTTAAGCGAATATATATATCCGCCGCCTGCATCTACTCCCGAAGAAGAAAAACTCCAAATGGAAGCTTTAACACAAACTAATATCACTCAACCGACACTTGGCGTTGTAGAGGTGGGCTTACTAAAGATTATGAAGTTGTTTGGCGTAAATGCGGATGTATTGGCAGGACACAGTTTGGGCGAATATGTAGCTCTTTATGCAGGCGGTGTTTTTAAAGAAGAAACTTTATATGAGCTATTGGAATATAGGGGCTCTGCAATAATAAATTCCAGTAAAAGCGATTTAGGGACAATGCTTGCGGTTGGGGCAGGAGTAGAGGATATTAAAGTTCTTATAAACGACATACCTAAAGTTTTTATTGCTAATCTAAATTCTCCCGTCCAGACAATTCTTTCTGGTAGTGACGAATTGCTTGATTTAACAAGCGTAAAACTTAGGGAGAAGGGAATCAGGTCTAAAAAAATAAATGTAAGTTGTGCATTTCATTCGCCTTATATGGCTTCTGCAAAGGATTTGTTGTCTAGGAAATTATCTATTCTGGATTATCAAGTACCTAATATTCCGGTTTACTCCAATTTATCTGCTTCACGATATCCTGATGATAAAAAATCGATACTTTCTATTTTAAGCGATCATCTTGTAAGTTCTGTCAGATTTAGCGAAGAAATAGAAAATATGTTTAAAGACGGCGCCAGAATATTTATAGAGATTGGACCGGGCAATGTTTTGACAAATTTGGTAAAACGCATTCTTGGTGAAGAGAATTACATTGCGATTGCTTCAAATGTCAAAACCGCAACTGATATAAGCCAGATTCTCAATGTTTTTGCCCAGCTTATGGCTGAAGGATTTAAAGTGGATTTGTCTGCTTTGTTTGAAGAACAAAGAGAATCATTTTGCCAAAAATATAATTCTGATTAA